GTCCGGCGATGTCCGTCACTAAGCTCACGTCGTTGACGGCGTCATCGCTCAGTCCCAGACTCAACACGCCGTAGCGCGTCACGGCTTCCGGTCTGGTCAGCGCCTCGTCGAGGCGCTCTTCAAGGTTTGGGGGCGGGTTGACCTCGTGTTCAGCGTCCACCCAGCACAGAAACGTCACATCACAGAGCGTTTCAATGTAGTCGGGCGCGTTGCCACGGCCGGCTTGCTTGCTCGGTACGCCGTATTTGTAGCGACTCAGTTTGCGCAGCGTCTTCGCCACCTGCGGAAACGGCGACCGGCGCGGCGCGCCGTCGGCGTAGGTGTGACTGAACGCCAGCGCCAAACAGACGCCGACGTGCCGCGCGCGGAAACGCTCACCCACAAGCGACAGCAACATGCCGTACACCGTTGCCGGCGGTGGCAGTGGACTGGTCAATCCAACGCTGGTGGCGGAGGCGCTTTTGGTGACAACAAGGGAACGCGGCCTTGAAGATAAACTTGCTGTCTATCAGTCAATCTCCAGCTTGTGACGCTACCTTGCAGTGGATGCGGAGTCGCCACGCACGTGGCACTGGCATCAGGGCGCGGAAGGCGACGCCCGGCAGAAAGAGGCGCGCGTTGACCCAGGGATCATCATTCGGCCGGAGGCGCTGCGGGTTTCGTTG
Above is a genomic segment from Chloracidobacterium sp. containing:
- a CDS encoding type I-MYXAN CRISPR-associated protein Cas5/Cmx5/DevS yields the protein MLLSLVGERFRARHVGVCLALAFSHTYADGAPRRSPFPQVAKTLRKLSRYKYGVPSKQAGRGNAPDYIETLCDVTFLCWVDAEHEVNPPPNLEERLDEALTRPEAVTRYGVLSLGLSDDAVNDVSLVTDIAGQWHWLVPSDTGPIALPVWVDHVGSARTRRRRYTMEEQATTPPCCPPDSHWTAMEAPV